A DNA window from Mycolicibacter terrae contains the following coding sequences:
- the fadD4 gene encoding fatty-acid--CoA ligase FadD4: MQIREHLGADKPAIILHPSGTVITFDDLEARANRLAHYFRRAGLVEGDTVAILMENNEHIHAVMWAARRSGLYYVPINTHLTAAEAAYIIDNSAAKGVIGSAALRKTCENLAEYLPNGLPELLMIASGTEEADLDGWQRYPECVADQPVTPIDDEIEGDLLQYSSGTTGRPKGIKRALPHLPPAEAPGLMSMLVSVWMTPDSVYLSPAPLYHTAPSVWSMQVQAAGITTVVLEKFDPEGCLDAIQRHRVTHAQFVPAHFTRMLKLPDAVRDSYDVSSLQRVMHAAAPCPVEIKKQMIDWWGPIVDEYYASSEAHGSTLISAEEWLARPGSVGKPMMGGVHILDEDGNELPAGQPGEIYFEGGNTFEYLNDPDKTANSRNSRGWATVGDIGYLDEDGYLYLTDRRHHMIISGGVNIYPQEAENLLITHPKVMDAAVFGIPDNEMGQRVKAVVQTVDPSDATDAFAEELSDWLRERLAHYKCPRSISFEAQLPRTDTGKLYKNELVAKYSG; this comes from the coding sequence ATGCAGATTCGCGAGCATCTCGGCGCCGACAAGCCGGCCATCATCTTGCACCCGTCCGGCACCGTCATCACCTTCGATGACCTCGAGGCGCGCGCCAACCGGTTGGCGCACTACTTCCGCCGCGCCGGGCTGGTCGAGGGTGACACCGTGGCGATCCTCATGGAGAACAACGAGCACATCCATGCGGTGATGTGGGCGGCGCGGCGCAGCGGCCTGTACTACGTTCCGATCAACACCCACCTGACCGCCGCCGAGGCCGCCTACATCATCGACAACAGCGCCGCCAAGGGAGTCATCGGTTCCGCAGCGCTGCGCAAGACCTGCGAGAACCTGGCCGAGTACCTGCCCAACGGCCTTCCCGAGCTGCTGATGATCGCCTCGGGAACCGAAGAGGCCGACCTGGACGGTTGGCAGCGCTATCCGGAATGCGTTGCCGATCAACCCGTCACGCCGATCGACGACGAGATCGAGGGCGACCTGCTGCAGTACTCGTCGGGGACCACCGGGCGACCCAAGGGGATTAAACGTGCACTGCCGCATCTACCGCCGGCCGAGGCGCCGGGGCTGATGTCGATGCTGGTGTCGGTGTGGATGACTCCCGACTCGGTCTATCTGAGCCCGGCGCCGCTGTATCACACCGCCCCGTCGGTGTGGTCGATGCAGGTGCAGGCCGCCGGTATCACCACGGTGGTGCTGGAGAAGTTCGATCCGGAGGGCTGCCTCGACGCGATCCAGCGCCATCGGGTCACGCATGCCCAGTTCGTTCCGGCCCACTTCACCCGGATGCTGAAATTGCCTGACGCGGTACGGGATTCCTACGACGTCTCCAGTTTGCAGCGGGTGATGCACGCGGCGGCGCCGTGCCCGGTGGAGATCAAGAAGCAGATGATCGACTGGTGGGGCCCGATCGTCGACGAATACTACGCCTCCTCCGAGGCGCACGGATCGACGCTGATCAGCGCCGAGGAGTGGCTGGCCCGTCCGGGCTCGGTCGGCAAGCCGATGATGGGCGGGGTGCACATCCTCGACGAGGACGGCAACGAACTGCCCGCCGGCCAGCCCGGCGAGATCTATTTCGAGGGCGGCAACACCTTCGAATATCTCAATGACCCGGACAAGACGGCCAATTCGCGCAACAGCCGCGGATGGGCCACCGTCGGCGACATCGGTTACCTCGACGAGGACGGGTATCTGTACCTCACCGACCGCCGGCACCACATGATCATCTCGGGCGGTGTGAACATCTACCCGCAGGAAGCCGAGAACCTGTTGATCACCCATCCGAAGGTGATGGACGCGGCGGTGTTCGGCATCCCGGACAACGAGATGGGACAGCGCGTCAAAGCGGTGGTGCAAACCGTCGATCCGTCCGACGCCACCGACGCCTTCGCCGAGGAGCTGTCAGATTGGCTGCGAGAACGATTGGCGCACTACAAGTGTCCGCGTTCGATCTCCTTCGAGGCGCAACTGCCGCGCACCGACACCGGCAAGCTGTACAAGAACGAGCTGGTGGCGAAGTACTCCGGGTGA
- a CDS encoding phosphoenolpyruvate carboxykinase (GTP), protein MTSATIPGLDTAPTKHRGLLAWVQEVAELTQPDRVEWSDGSDGEWDRLMAGLVEAGTAVKLDEAKKPNSYLALSDPADVARVESRTFICTRTEEGAGPTNNWMDPDEMRATMTELYRGCMRGRTMYVVPFCMGPLGAEDPKLGVEITDSAYVVTSMKVMTRMGTAALNKIGTDGDFVKGLHSVGAPLAEGQQDVPWPCNEEKYITHFPETREIWSYGSGYGGNALLGKKCYALRIASAMAHDEGWLAEHMLILKLISPENKAYYIAAAFPSACGKTNLAMIQPTIPGWRAETLGDDIAWMRFGKDGRLYAVNPEAGFFGVAPGTSYSSNPNAMKTVEAGNTIYTNVAHTDDNDIWWEGIDGETPEHLTDWKGNDWTPESGTPAAHPNSRYCTPMSQCPILAPEWDDPAGVPISAILFGARRKTTVPLVSEARDWQHGVFIGATMGSEQTAAAEGTVGKVRRDPMAMLPFIGYNAGHYMQHWIDIGKNSDESKLPKVFFVNWFRRGEDGRFLWPGFGENSRVLKWIIDRVEGKGSGESTPIGTVPHASDLELAGLEVDPADVEQALTVDVDEWRAELPLIEEWFEFIGDQLPTGLRDEFDALKQRLG, encoded by the coding sequence ATGACCTCAGCGACCATCCCCGGTCTGGACACCGCCCCGACAAAACACCGCGGGTTGCTGGCCTGGGTCCAGGAGGTCGCCGAGCTCACCCAGCCGGACCGGGTGGAGTGGTCTGACGGTTCGGACGGCGAGTGGGACCGGTTGATGGCCGGGCTGGTGGAGGCCGGAACCGCGGTCAAGCTCGACGAGGCGAAGAAGCCGAACTCCTACCTGGCGCTCTCCGACCCCGCCGATGTGGCCCGGGTCGAGTCCCGGACGTTCATCTGCACCCGCACCGAGGAGGGCGCCGGCCCTACCAACAACTGGATGGACCCCGACGAGATGCGGGCCACCATGACCGAGCTGTACCGGGGCTGCATGCGTGGTCGCACGATGTACGTGGTGCCGTTCTGCATGGGGCCGCTGGGTGCTGAGGACCCCAAGCTCGGCGTGGAGATCACCGACTCGGCCTACGTGGTGACCTCGATGAAGGTCATGACCCGGATGGGTACCGCGGCGCTGAACAAGATCGGCACCGACGGGGACTTCGTCAAGGGCTTGCACTCGGTGGGTGCGCCGCTGGCCGAGGGTCAGCAGGACGTGCCGTGGCCGTGCAATGAGGAGAAGTACATCACCCACTTCCCGGAGACCCGGGAGATCTGGAGCTACGGCTCCGGCTACGGCGGCAACGCGCTGCTGGGCAAGAAGTGTTACGCGCTGCGGATCGCCTCGGCGATGGCCCACGACGAGGGTTGGCTGGCCGAGCACATGCTGATCCTCAAGCTGATCTCTCCGGAGAACAAGGCCTACTACATCGCCGCCGCCTTCCCGTCGGCCTGCGGCAAGACAAACCTGGCCATGATCCAGCCCACGATCCCTGGTTGGCGCGCGGAGACCCTCGGCGACGACATCGCCTGGATGCGGTTCGGTAAGGACGGCCGGCTCTATGCGGTCAACCCGGAGGCCGGCTTCTTCGGCGTGGCGCCGGGCACCTCCTACAGCTCCAACCCGAACGCGATGAAGACCGTCGAGGCCGGCAACACCATCTACACCAACGTCGCGCACACCGACGATAACGACATCTGGTGGGAGGGCATCGACGGGGAGACCCCGGAGCACCTCACCGACTGGAAGGGCAACGACTGGACGCCCGAGTCGGGCACCCCTGCCGCGCACCCGAACTCGCGGTACTGCACCCCGATGTCGCAGTGCCCGATCCTGGCCCCGGAGTGGGACGACCCGGCCGGTGTGCCGATCTCGGCGATCCTGTTCGGCGCTCGGCGCAAGACCACCGTTCCGTTGGTGAGCGAGGCCCGCGACTGGCAGCACGGTGTGTTCATCGGCGCCACAATGGGTTCCGAGCAGACAGCCGCCGCTGAAGGCACAGTGGGCAAGGTCCGTAGGGACCCGATGGCGATGCTGCCGTTCATCGGCTACAACGCCGGCCACTACATGCAGCACTGGATCGACATCGGCAAGAACTCCGACGAGTCCAAGCTGCCGAAGGTGTTCTTCGTCAACTGGTTCCGCCGCGGCGAGGACGGCCGCTTCCTGTGGCCCGGATTCGGTGAGAACAGCCGGGTGCTCAAGTGGATCATCGACCGGGTCGAGGGCAAGGGCTCCGGCGAGTCCACGCCGATCGGCACCGTGCCGCACGCCTCAGATCTGGAGCTGGCCGGACTCGAGGTCGACCCCGCCGATGTGGAGCAGGCGCTGACCGTCGACGTCGACGAGTGGCGTGCCGAGTTGCCGCTGATCGAGGAGTGGTTCGAGTTCATCGGCGACCAGCTGCCCACCGGCCTGCGCGACGAATTCGACGCCCTCAAGCAGCGCCTGGGTTAA
- the trmB gene encoding tRNA (guanosine(46)-N7)-methyltransferase TrmB — protein MHAQRDVETPSDVADIEAPTPRRGRNFSVRYRHSALSTGQRQTWERLWPQLGADVVAPEGAGRPDPLDPRPWFGRDAPLVLEIGCGAGTSTVAMARAEPDLDVIAVEVYERGLAQLLCAIEREQLGNIRLLRGDGLDVLEHLIARESLIGVRVFFPDPWPKARHHKRRLLQPSTMALIADRLRPGGVLHAATDHAGYAEQIAEAGDGEPGLRRVTDPSDPSRRAGLPISVARPTTKYEAKGRDAGSVITELIWEKPL, from the coding sequence ATGCATGCGCAGCGCGACGTCGAGACGCCATCAGACGTCGCCGATATCGAAGCACCGACCCCACGGCGTGGCCGAAACTTCAGCGTCCGCTATCGCCACTCCGCGCTCTCCACCGGCCAGCGCCAGACCTGGGAGCGGCTCTGGCCCCAGCTGGGCGCGGACGTGGTGGCGCCGGAGGGTGCCGGCCGCCCCGATCCGCTGGACCCGCGCCCCTGGTTCGGTCGGGACGCCCCGCTGGTGCTCGAGATCGGCTGCGGAGCCGGCACCTCCACGGTCGCGATGGCCCGCGCCGAGCCCGATCTGGACGTCATCGCCGTCGAGGTCTACGAGCGTGGCCTGGCGCAGCTGCTCTGCGCGATCGAGCGGGAACAGCTGGGCAACATCCGGCTGCTGCGCGGCGATGGCCTCGACGTGCTGGAACACCTGATCGCGCGAGAGTCCCTGATCGGAGTGCGGGTGTTCTTCCCTGACCCGTGGCCCAAGGCCCGACACCACAAGCGCCGGCTGCTGCAGCCGTCCACCATGGCCCTGATCGCGGACCGGCTGCGGCCGGGCGGGGTGTTGCACGCGGCGACCGACCACGCCGGCTACGCCGAACAGATCGCCGAGGCCGGCGACGGCGAGCCCGGCCTGCGCCGGGTGACCGACCCTTCCGACCCTTCGAGGCGCGCCGGATTACCGATTTCGGTCGCCCGGCCCACCACCAAGTACGAAGCGAAGGGCCGCGACGCAGGCAGTGTGATCACCGAGTTGATCTGGGAGAAGCCATTGTGA
- a CDS encoding NYN domain-containing protein: MVIADPAAEEPRARRVLLVWDAPNLDMGLGAILGRRPTGVERPRFDALGRWLLNRTAEISASHPQWPVEPEATVFTNIAPGSADVVRPWVEALRNVGFAVFAKPKIDEDSDVDSDMLAHIALRKEQGLAAVAVASADGQAFREPLEELCGLGIAVCVLGFREHASWALASDTLEFVDLEDIPGVFRERLPRISLDSLPEQGAWLQPFRPLSSLLASRE; this comes from the coding sequence ATGGTCATCGCGGACCCGGCCGCTGAGGAGCCGCGGGCCCGCCGGGTGCTGCTGGTGTGGGACGCCCCGAATCTGGACATGGGTCTGGGTGCGATCCTCGGGCGGCGTCCGACCGGGGTGGAGCGGCCCCGCTTCGACGCGCTCGGGCGCTGGCTTTTGAACCGCACCGCCGAGATCTCGGCGAGCCACCCGCAGTGGCCGGTCGAACCCGAGGCCACGGTGTTCACCAACATCGCGCCGGGCAGCGCCGATGTCGTCCGGCCGTGGGTGGAGGCGTTGCGTAACGTGGGTTTCGCGGTCTTCGCCAAACCGAAGATCGACGAGGACAGTGATGTCGACTCCGACATGCTGGCGCACATCGCGTTGCGGAAGGAGCAGGGACTGGCCGCGGTGGCGGTGGCTTCCGCCGACGGCCAGGCGTTCCGGGAACCCCTGGAAGAACTGTGCGGGCTCGGCATAGCCGTCTGCGTGCTCGGATTTCGCGAACATGCCAGCTGGGCGCTAGCCTCGGATACCTTGGAGTTTGTCGACCTGGAAGACATTCCTGGTGTATTCCGGGAGCGGCTGCCGCGGATCAGCCTGGATTCGCTGCCGGAGCAGGGCGCATGGTTGCAGCCGTTCCGGCCGCTGAGCTCACTGCTGGCCTCGCGCGAGTGA
- a CDS encoding MMPL family transporter has translation MFAWWGRTVYRYRFIVIGVMVALCLGGGVYGMSLGDHVTQSGFYDDGSQSVKASVLGDEVYGRDRTSHVVAVFTAPEGETVDDKAWFDGIKNGLNKVKADHPDQIMSWVGYFTNPEALANMADPAKKHAFASIQIEGDDDDTILKNFQTAEPDLQKLDGGKVELGGLQPIASALTGTIASDQQRMEVLALPLVAVVLFFVFGGVIAASLPVIVGGLSIAGATGILQLTTHFGPVHFFAQPVVSLIGLGIAIDYGLFVVSRFREEIAEGYDTEAAVRRSVMTAGRTVVFSAVLIIASCASLLVLPQGFVHSLTYAFFAAVGLAALLSITLLPAILGVLGSNVDALGVRTLYRVPFLRDWEFSNRIIGWFAEKTQKTKTREEVEAGFWGKLVNFVMKRPLAFAIPIVVAMILLIIPLGKLTFGGMSEKYLPPDNTARVAQEHFDEIFPGFRTEKLTLVIQSTADKPVSDQQVADIRNRAMAISGFVEPDDDPAEMWKERPYLPGASKDHSARVIENGLINRNDAAQKIKALRAMSTPKGLTVLVGGTPALEQDSIHAMVDKGPLMLVILLTTTTLLMFLAFGSLVLPLKAAVMSALTIGATMGILTWMFVDGHGAGLLNFTPTPLMVVVIALVVAVGWGLATDYEVFLVSRMVEARESGMSTTEAIRIGTATTGRLITAAALILAVVAASFVFSDLVMMKYLAFGLMAALLLDATVIRMFLVPSVMKLLGDDCWWAPRWMKRLQNRIGLGEIRLPDERRKVTRRFPAATAAPTPVGAAAPRPAHDPTHPAPSGSVQARPRPVEQLPTRPVTGNPSGARTNRISTGPDEPPTTRFSAAEAVTERVESPGNDGAVPEREIESWLGELRGGRGAPSSRPRGRPDTPESQPSEEQTRSLPKPPESPEAENVENAPTTAIPVPGSPGAPSNPPDPDNPPTEKLTAPGDQGDKSGDNPQRRGAAGGLSAAELLRREGRY, from the coding sequence GTGTTCGCCTGGTGGGGTCGAACTGTATACCGCTACCGGTTCATCGTAATCGGCGTGATGGTGGCGCTCTGCTTGGGCGGTGGGGTCTACGGCATGAGTCTGGGTGACCATGTCACCCAAAGTGGCTTCTACGACGACGGCAGTCAGTCGGTCAAGGCCTCGGTCCTCGGCGACGAGGTGTACGGCCGAGATCGCACCAGTCATGTGGTGGCGGTGTTCACCGCGCCGGAGGGCGAGACCGTCGACGATAAGGCGTGGTTCGACGGGATCAAGAACGGGCTGAACAAGGTCAAGGCCGATCATCCCGATCAGATCATGAGCTGGGTCGGCTACTTCACCAATCCCGAAGCGCTCGCCAACATGGCCGACCCGGCCAAGAAGCACGCCTTCGCTTCGATCCAGATCGAGGGCGACGACGACGACACCATCCTCAAGAATTTCCAGACGGCCGAACCCGACTTACAGAAACTCGACGGCGGCAAGGTCGAACTCGGCGGTCTGCAACCGATCGCCAGCGCACTGACCGGGACCATTGCCAGCGACCAGCAGCGCATGGAGGTGCTGGCCCTTCCGCTGGTGGCGGTGGTGTTGTTCTTCGTGTTCGGCGGGGTGATCGCCGCCAGCCTGCCGGTAATCGTCGGCGGTTTGAGTATCGCCGGGGCGACGGGCATCCTGCAGCTCACCACCCATTTCGGGCCGGTGCACTTCTTCGCCCAGCCGGTGGTCTCGCTGATCGGTCTCGGTATCGCGATCGACTACGGCCTGTTCGTGGTGAGCCGGTTCCGAGAGGAGATCGCCGAGGGCTATGACACCGAGGCCGCGGTCCGGCGCTCGGTGATGACCGCCGGACGCACGGTGGTGTTCTCGGCGGTGCTGATCATCGCCTCGTGCGCCAGCTTGCTGGTGCTGCCGCAGGGTTTCGTGCACTCGTTGACCTATGCGTTCTTCGCCGCGGTGGGGCTGGCGGCACTGCTGTCGATCACCCTGCTGCCGGCCATCCTGGGCGTGCTGGGCTCCAACGTCGACGCGCTCGGGGTCCGCACGCTCTACCGTGTTCCGTTCCTGCGGGACTGGGAGTTCTCCAACCGCATCATCGGCTGGTTCGCCGAGAAGACCCAGAAGACCAAGACCCGCGAAGAGGTCGAGGCCGGCTTCTGGGGCAAGCTGGTCAACTTCGTGATGAAGCGGCCGTTGGCGTTTGCGATCCCGATCGTGGTCGCGATGATCCTGCTGATCATCCCGCTGGGCAAGCTGACGTTCGGCGGGATGAGCGAGAAGTACCTGCCGCCGGACAACACCGCCCGGGTGGCCCAGGAGCACTTCGACGAGATCTTTCCCGGTTTCCGCACCGAGAAGCTGACGCTGGTGATCCAGAGCACCGCCGACAAGCCGGTCTCCGATCAGCAGGTCGCCGACATCCGCAACCGGGCCATGGCGATCAGCGGCTTCGTCGAGCCGGACGACGACCCGGCCGAGATGTGGAAGGAGCGTCCGTATCTGCCCGGAGCGTCGAAGGACCACTCCGCCCGGGTGATTGAGAACGGCCTGATCAACCGCAACGACGCGGCCCAGAAGATCAAGGCGCTGCGCGCCATGAGCACACCCAAGGGCCTCACCGTGCTGGTTGGTGGCACCCCCGCGCTTGAGCAGGACAGCATCCACGCGATGGTCGACAAAGGGCCACTGATGCTGGTGATCCTGCTGACCACCACCACCTTGTTGATGTTCCTGGCGTTCGGCTCACTGGTGCTGCCGTTGAAGGCGGCGGTGATGAGCGCGCTGACCATCGGGGCGACGATGGGAATCCTCACCTGGATGTTCGTCGACGGGCACGGCGCCGGGCTGCTGAATTTCACTCCCACACCGTTGATGGTGGTGGTGATCGCGCTGGTTGTCGCGGTCGGCTGGGGTCTGGCCACCGACTACGAGGTGTTCCTGGTCTCCCGGATGGTGGAGGCCCGAGAATCCGGGATGTCGACCACCGAAGCCATCCGGATCGGTACGGCGACCACCGGGCGGCTGATCACCGCCGCCGCCCTGATTCTCGCCGTGGTTGCCGCGTCGTTCGTGTTCTCCGATCTGGTGATGATGAAGTACCTGGCGTTCGGCCTGATGGCGGCGCTGCTGCTGGACGCCACCGTGATCCGGATGTTCCTGGTGCCGTCGGTGATGAAGCTGCTCGGCGACGACTGTTGGTGGGCTCCGCGCTGGATGAAGCGCCTGCAGAACCGGATCGGGCTGGGCGAGATCCGGCTGCCCGACGAGCGGCGGAAGGTGACCCGCCGCTTCCCGGCGGCGACGGCCGCGCCGACGCCGGTAGGTGCCGCCGCGCCGCGGCCCGCGCACGACCCCACGCACCCCGCCCCGAGCGGATCCGTCCAGGCCCGCCCGCGCCCAGTCGAACAGTTGCCGACCAGGCCGGTGACCGGCAATCCGTCGGGCGCCCGGACCAACCGGATCAGCACCGGTCCCGACGAGCCGCCCACCACCCGGTTCTCGGCGGCCGAGGCGGTGACCGAGCGGGTGGAGTCCCCCGGCAACGACGGGGCCGTTCCGGAACGCGAGATCGAGTCATGGCTCGGCGAACTGCGCGGTGGCCGTGGCGCGCCGTCGTCGCGCCCGCGGGGCCGACCCGACACCCCGGAGTCGCAGCCCTCCGAGGAGCAGACGCGATCGCTGCCCAAGCCCCCGGAAAGCCCGGAGGCCGAGAACGTCGAGAACGCCCCCACCACGGCCATCCCGGTTCCGGGTTCCCCGGGCGCCCCCTCGAACCCCCCGGACCCGGACAACCCGCCGACCGAGAAGCTCACCGCTCCCGGCGACCAGGGCGACAAATCCGGCGACAACCCGCAGCGGCGCGGTGCCGCCGGTGGTCTCAGTGCGGCGGAGCTGCTGCGTCGGGAGGGCCGGTACTGA
- a CDS encoding AI-2E family transporter — protein MSASADESVHPTVRKAAAWAWRLLVLFAAALVVLLIARRLEVIVVPVALAMMMSALLLPGVDWLDRRGVPRGLAVFLLLLGGLAALAGLLSFVVDQFIDGVPGLVEQVTQVVNSTQRWLTEGPLHLSRDQIDSAGDTVITGLRNNQAKLTSGALSTAEIITKIFTGAFVVLFTLIFFLYGGRNIWRFVVKFFPSEVRERVHEAGIAGFESLIGYIRATFLVALVDAVGIGVGLAIMAVPLALPLASLVFLGAFIPLVGAVLTGLLAVLVALIAKGWIYALVTLGLIIAVNQLEAHVLQPLVMGRAVSIHPLAVVLGISTGGILAGIVGALLAVPLIAFIDRAVRVLVGPSDDSVSDTSSDPPAVTISTGPPDAAAPPH, from the coding sequence ATGTCAGCCAGCGCAGACGAATCCGTACATCCCACGGTGCGCAAGGCGGCGGCGTGGGCCTGGCGCCTGCTGGTGTTGTTCGCCGCGGCGCTGGTGGTACTGCTGATCGCCCGGCGGCTCGAAGTGATCGTCGTCCCGGTGGCGCTGGCGATGATGATGTCGGCGTTGCTGCTGCCCGGCGTGGATTGGCTCGACCGGCGCGGGGTGCCGCGCGGCTTGGCGGTGTTCCTGCTGCTGCTCGGCGGGCTGGCGGCGCTCGCCGGATTGCTGAGCTTCGTGGTCGACCAGTTCATCGACGGGGTGCCCGGCCTGGTCGAGCAGGTCACCCAGGTGGTCAACTCGACCCAGCGGTGGCTGACCGAGGGGCCTCTGCATCTCAGCCGCGATCAGATCGACAGCGCCGGCGACACCGTTATCACCGGGTTGCGCAACAATCAGGCCAAGCTGACCAGCGGGGCGCTGTCGACGGCCGAGATCATCACCAAGATCTTCACCGGCGCCTTCGTCGTACTGTTCACGCTGATCTTCTTCCTCTACGGCGGCCGCAACATCTGGCGGTTCGTCGTCAAGTTCTTCCCGAGTGAGGTGCGCGAACGGGTGCACGAGGCCGGGATCGCCGGCTTCGAGTCGCTGATCGGCTACATCCGGGCCACCTTCCTGGTGGCGCTGGTCGACGCCGTCGGAATCGGCGTCGGTCTGGCGATCATGGCGGTGCCGTTGGCGCTGCCGCTGGCCTCCCTGGTGTTCCTGGGCGCTTTCATTCCTTTGGTCGGTGCGGTGCTCACCGGACTGCTGGCGGTGCTCGTCGCGCTGATCGCCAAGGGCTGGATCTATGCGTTGGTGACCCTGGGCCTGATCATCGCGGTCAACCAGCTGGAAGCCCATGTGCTGCAGCCGTTGGTGATGGGCCGCGCGGTGTCGATCCACCCGCTGGCGGTGGTGCTGGGAATCTCCACCGGAGGAATCCTGGCGGGCATCGTGGGCGCGCTGCTGGCGGTCCCGCTGATCGCCTTCATCGACCGGGCGGTGCGGGTCCTGGTCGGTCCGTCGGACGACAGCGTGTCCGACACGTCGTCAGACCCACCGGCCGTCACGATCAGTACCGGCCCTCCCGACGCAGCAGCTCCGCCGCACTGA
- a CDS encoding lysylphosphatidylglycerol synthase transmembrane domain-containing protein: MSHDVIGAPPRAPQRPAGARYRWVRPVILGVIAVVLTVEVVLVWDQLATAWRSLCSADGRWLFGAVLAAAASMHSFAQIQRTLLRSAGVTVSQWRSEAAFYAANSLSTTLPGGPVLSTTFLYRQQRRWGASPVVASWQLVMSGVLQAVGLALLGLGGAFLLGARNNPFILLLTLGGFVALLLLAQAVASRPELIDGIGVRALCWVNSVRDKPAGTGLAAWRGLLAQLESVSLGRRAASTAFSWSVFNWVADIACLACAAYAAGGRASVAGLTVAYAAARAAGTIPLIPGGLLVVEAVLVPGLVSSGMSLPDAISAVLVYRLISWLLVGAVGWVVFFFVFRTEDAADGGATEPPPAESPRRPAGHSPAGRRRAARPAVRPEPVRPAAARAPAAG; this comes from the coding sequence GTGTCCCACGACGTGATCGGCGCCCCGCCCCGGGCCCCGCAACGTCCCGCCGGCGCCCGCTACCGGTGGGTGCGTCCGGTGATCCTCGGTGTCATCGCGGTGGTGCTGACCGTCGAGGTCGTGCTGGTGTGGGACCAGCTGGCCACCGCATGGCGCAGTCTGTGCAGCGCCGACGGTCGGTGGCTGTTCGGCGCGGTTCTGGCGGCGGCGGCGTCCATGCACAGCTTCGCGCAGATCCAGCGCACGCTGCTGCGCTCGGCCGGGGTGACCGTGAGCCAGTGGCGATCCGAGGCCGCCTTCTACGCCGCCAACTCGCTGAGCACCACGCTGCCCGGGGGTCCGGTGCTGTCGACGACCTTCCTGTACCGGCAGCAACGGCGCTGGGGAGCGTCGCCGGTGGTGGCGTCGTGGCAGCTGGTGATGTCGGGAGTGCTGCAGGCGGTCGGGCTGGCACTGTTGGGGCTCGGCGGGGCTTTCCTGCTCGGGGCACGCAACAATCCGTTCATCCTGCTGCTGACCCTCGGCGGCTTCGTCGCGTTGCTGCTGCTGGCCCAGGCGGTCGCATCACGGCCGGAGCTGATCGACGGTATCGGTGTCCGCGCGCTGTGCTGGGTCAACTCGGTGCGCGACAAGCCCGCCGGCACCGGCCTGGCGGCCTGGCGCGGACTGCTGGCGCAACTGGAATCGGTCAGCCTGGGCCGCCGAGCGGCGTCGACGGCATTCAGCTGGTCGGTGTTCAACTGGGTCGCCGACATCGCCTGCCTGGCGTGCGCGGCCTATGCCGCCGGCGGACGGGCGTCGGTGGCCGGTTTGACGGTGGCCTACGCCGCCGCCCGTGCCGCAGGAACGATTCCGCTGATCCCGGGCGGACTGCTGGTCGTCGAGGCGGTGTTGGTGCCGGGCCTGGTGTCCAGCGGGATGAGCCTGCCGGACGCCATCTCCGCGGTCCTGGTCTATCGGCTGATCAGCTGGCTGCTCGTCGGCGCCGTCGGTTGGGTGGTGTTCTTCTTCGTCTTCCGCACCGAGGACGCCGCCGACGGTGGCGCTACCGAACCGCCACCGGCTGAGTCACCCCGCCGGCCGGCGGGCCACTCACCGGCAGGCCGCCGCCGGGCAGCCCGCCCGGCAGTCCGCCCTGAGCCTGTGCGGCCTGCAGCAGCCCGAGCACCTGCGGCAGGCTGA